The genomic segment GTAGGGGTAGTAACCGGACTTGCCTATACTGAAACAGGTGGTGATATTTTAATGATAGAATCAGTTTTGACTCCAGGCAAAGGAGAAATAAAATATACAGGAAAGCTTGGAGAGGTTATGCAAGAATCTATCAAAGCCGCGTATAGTTATATTCGATCAAATTGTCTATTTTTTTGTATAAAACCTGAAAAATTTCAAAATAATGATATACATTTGCATATACCTGAAGGTGCGGTACCAAAAGATGGCCCTTCTGCTGGCGGCGCAGTGTGTACGTCCATTGTTTCTCTTATGACAAATATACCAGTCAATAAAAGTGTTGCTATGACAGGTGAGGTGACATTGCGTGGTAGAGTTTTAGCTATTGGGGGTTTGAGAGAAAAATTACTGGCAGCACTTAGAAGCTCAATCAAAACCGTGATTATACCTAGCGAAAATGAAAAGGATATGCAAGAAATCCCGACAAATATTAAAGAAAGGGTCAACATAGTTTTTGCCAAGAATATTGATGAAGTTATCAAAGTTGCCTTGATAAAACCCACCGTTCCAATTAAGGGTGATAACAAAAGCAGTACGCCATCTTCCTCTATAAAAAATAAAGACGATGATTTTCCTGAATTAGAAACGCTAAAGCATTGAAATATAGCTAAAGTAATTTTAGTTTGCCAAATAGATAACCAATTGTAGCATTGCTTGTTTTTGGTACTTTGTCCGTTGTGAATTTCCTGAAATAGTTCTGAAACATAGTTGATGTATGGAAAGCATCTTTATGACTTTGTTATGGCCTATATTACGCAAAAAGACTCAAAACTCTCAAAGCCTTACCCCTTTCGAATTTATATGTTACAGTGCTCCTGAATTATTTACACTTCTGTTACACTCTGGAACCACACATCTTAAAGTGTTTTGCTCAAACTTCTCACAAACTATTACATTTGGTGGTTAAAGATGTCTGCGTTTTCCCATCCAATTAAATCTAATTCAACACGAGTAGGAAGAAATTCAAAGCACTTATGTGCCAATTCTTTTCTATTCTCACGCTTCAACATTAAATCTAGCTTTTCCTTTATTTCATGGAGATATAAAACATCAGACGCAGCATAACTTTTTTGTTTGTCTGTTAAATTTTCATTTCCCCAGTCGGAAGATTGCTGCTGCTTACTTAATTTAGTATCAAGTAGTTCTAAACATAACTCTTTTAAGCTATGATTATCTGTATAGGTCCTAGCCAAACGTGAAGCTATCTTTGTGCAATAGCACGGAAGTGCCCAAGTTTCCAAATAATAACGTATGATACTTACGTCAAACCGCGCGAAGTGAAATATTTTAGTTATATTTTTATCTCCTAATATTTTCCTTAAATTTGGAGCTGTGTAATCGTTTTTGAATTGAATCAAGTGAGCGTTGTCATCATTGAAAGAGAGCTGCACAAGGCACAATCTATCTCTGACATGAAGTAACCCCATTGCCTCTGTATCAACAGCGATGGACCTTACATTATCCGGTATCAAACTAACTGGCAAGTCGTCTTTATGTAGAAATATTCCCATAAGGTTTTGTGGAGTAATAAAAGGTTAATAATAATTGAAAGTGAACTTTAAGTACACAAATATATAGATACAGCTTCTCATATTTTGTATGCATGGGGTTTACAAATTGTTGTATGTGCCTATAATAATAAATTCAGGTTAACTGCGGGAGTAGTTCAGTTGGTAGAACGCAACCTTGCCAAGGTTGAGGTCGAGGGTTCGAACCCCTTCTCCCGCTCTTATTGCTAAAATTATTCCATAAAAAAATTACTTTACTTATTAAATTAATCCAATTACGATGATAACCAGAGAAGCTTAAAGTTCTATAAAAAAATTGTTATTATTAATTAGGGAGGTTATATGCCTAAACGTGTAAAAGATTCAATGTTTATAGTAGGGCTAGGTGCTGTACTAGGAGGACTTGCAGGTTTGGGATTGAGTTTTACAGCTTTATCACCCTTGGTTGTAGGTGGAATTATTGGTTCTATGCTTGCAGTATTACCTACAGCTATTGCCATAGTGGCTAGTACATTTGACCTGCATACAGATGAGATGGACGATGATCGCAAAAGTGCTGTGATATACTTCGGCACACTAACAGCTATAAGTGTCGGAATTGGGGTTGGTCTTGCTGCAGCCGCAACTGCTATTTTTCCTGGTGCAATGCTTGGGATGCAGTCAGCAGCTTTAATAGGTGCAGCAATAGAAGCAATAGTACCAATTATAGCGATTCCTGTAATGAACGGTATTATAGTACCAGTAGCCGAAAAAGTGAATGAGCATATTATATCGCCTATAGTTGAAAAACTTTTTTCTTCAAAAGAAGAGGGATACAAACCAGTTTAAGCTCACCAGGTAAGGCTTCTTTTAGTTTTTTTCCTGTTATCCAAGTAGCTGATACTGGTTCATTTTATAGTGGTGTCATCCAAGTAGCCCCTATGATGTCATTCCAGTGCCCAGACACTGGCTTCCTGTAATTTCATCAAAAACGTTATGTTTTAGCAGCTTATGCTCACCAAATCAGTTCACAATTCTGGATGCTAGTACTTCCATGACAACGTTTGTTGACCTTGGCAAAATAAATGTTCGTGCATCTGTGCGCATAACGCTGGAATGACACCGGGCTCTTAAATTACTTCAGCCTATGAATTGGACCTTCTTAACTTGATATTTTTTTTCCTGGTAGATTGAAAATCGAACTGAATTAAAAAATGCGGCTTGACATACTTTTTTGAACATTCACAGGGCGCTATCTTCCTGAAGTTGTATTATTTCAGCTTTAGAGAGACCGGTTGTTTGAGAGATAATATCAACAGAGACGCCAGCCTTGAGTAGGTTTTTTGCAACTGCTATTCTAGCTTGTTTTTCGCCCTCTGCTTTGCCTTCAACTTTTCCCTTCTCCTCACCAATTTTGATGCCACGTTCTTGACCGATAAGGATGCCCTCTTCTCTACCTTCATGTCTGCCTTTTTCTTGACCGATAAGGATGCCTTCTTCTCTACCTTTTTCAATCGAGTTTTTGGGCGATTTTCATCACGAATACGCTTGTTCATAGGCTATAAATTCTTTTTCTGACCAGTTGAATCTGTTTAATATGCTCTCTTAATTATAGCCCTTCTCATAATAGTGGAAACAAATGAAGAAAAGCAGAATCGACAGCATGGCGAAAAGATTTAAACAGAGGTATGTTCCTTCTGACTCTGTTTTTGATAGCAAACCAATAGTGTTCAATATTCTCCTTCATCCAACGCCTGGATGACTTTTTTCCTTAAGTCATAGCTATATGCTGCTGGCACTTTTACCTTTTCATTACCCTAAGCCCCTATTCTATCCTGTTTCTACTTTTATGAGAAGGGCTATACTATATTGTTTGCTCTCGTGAAGAAGATCATCTTGATTGGCCAAATGTAATTGATCCAAGTTGTAGCAATGAGATTTTTATCGATCCAGACTTTGATGAAGCATGTGATGACGCTATTTGTGAAAACTGTTCTCGTCATATTTTGCCTAATACTTATAAAAAACAGAGATTTCATCTCTTATTCATATACTTAAATATAGAGAAAATCATAGACTGGTTTGAAACAAAGTTGAATGATTCAAGACTTATGTGGGAAAAAGTGGAAAAAGGAGTTTATTATATTTGTAATCAAGGTCGTATTGTAAATCTAATAATCCTTGATTTTTGTACTGATGCGATATTTTTAACTATAGATAAACTTAGAGTCCATCCGACAGTTCTCATCACTCTAAAAAAAGATATACCAAATCTATTGCTGAATCTATATGTAGTGCCAATGGTGAAATTGTTTTGTCAGCTTAAGACTGTAACTGAGATATTCCAAGAGGCAGATAAAAGAGGAGTACCAGAGGTGGTAGAAAATACTTCTTTGCAAGTTTTACCAGCTTCATATATTTCGCTTAAACGTGTTGAACCAATTATACCAACAAAACTTTTGGAGTTACAAGTAGTTAAAGGTATGGTATATGTTAATAGTATTGAAGTTATAAATAAAAAAGCTGCATCATGCCTTAATATTTTTCGAATATTGTTCAAGCAATTTTTACATGACTGTGAGAAAGAATTACCACCTGAAAAACATACACTTCTCAATATTAATCAGTTAGAAAAACTCTTGGGACTTAGTTTAGAAGCAGATTTAGAACATCAAATCAGAAAACCATTAAATAAAATGCAAAGAACAATCAAAGCTACGATTGCTGAGAAATTAGGATTAAGTATTGAACGTGATGATGTAATACAAACCCTTGGTTGGCAAAGATCATCATATGGTTATCGTATTAACCCTTTTACTTTGACTATAAAAAAATAGAGTTTTTTGTTATCAAAAATAGTTTTTTTCAGCTCCATGAGGGAATGTTCAAAAAAGTGTGTCAAGCCGCATTTTTAGTTCAACTCAATTTTCAATCCATCAGGAAAAAAAATATCAAGCTGAGACATAGTTAATGCCCAATTGGGGAGAGCCATAATCCACTTTTGCTCTACCTTTTTTATAGCACAATATACCTGTTTGTACAAGGCATTTGTACTAGTAAATGAACCCTTAGTTTTAGTAAATTTCGGGAATGTTCAAAAAAGTGTGTCAAACCGAAAAAAAGTAATAAATTGATATAAAAAAATGGAGGTTTGATAATGAGTCAAAAAGTAGTAAACAGAACTAACGGATTGGTAGATTATAAAGAGTTGGAAACAAATATCCTGTCGTCTATACGAGAAGGAAGACCGTTGACAGGAAAGGAAGGAGCATTAACACCATTTATAAAAAAGCTGCTGGAGGCGAGTCTAGAAGGTGAAATAGAAAACCATTTATTAGCTGAAAGTGGAGAAAATAATCGCAGAAATGGGAGGAATGGAAAGACTTTACGTACAAGTGCAGGTTCATTTGAGCTGTTAACGCCAAGAGATAGAGAAGAGACCTGCTGCGAAGTGGTACGTACTAATTTCAGGATAAATTAGGTTAAAAAAGCAGTTGGCTAAAACCCATGCCTCAAATTCACGAGACCAGCTATTATGTTAAATCTCATGTTATATTTTTTCTGAAAGTTGCGGTAAACGTACGACAAAATCTTGAATATTTTCAATTCTCGTATCTTATTTTCGACCCTCATTCTAAATGATGCCAACTCTCGGTTGTGCTCCTTTTGCTCCTCAGTTAGTAGCTTTTTTCGGTATTTTTTGTATGGTATCACAACATTACTTTGCAACTTTTGCCATCCCTGATAGCCAGAATCAGCATGCTTTATACTGTCCGTAGGCAGCAATTTCTCCTGTTTTCTTATCCGAAAATCGTGAATTTTCCCACGGTAAGATCTTGAAACCGATAGAATTTGCCCACTTTCTTCGATCACAATTTCTGTTTTCATAGTCGTCATTTTTTTCTTTCCTGAGTAAGATCTCTTACGTTTTTTGCTTTCTTTTGGCTGCTGTATCTGCTGTTCTGTAACATCTGCCAGTACCTTCAAAATCCTCTCTGGAGTTAGGGTTCTGTCCTTTTTTATGGTAATTTTTTTGGCCAGTAGCGGCTCTATTTTCTTCAAAAGTCGGCAAATATTTGCATTATGTAAATTGAAAAGGCAGCCCAAAAATCTGTGGGTTATGTAGGTCCGATAATACAAAATTACGCACAGCATTTTATCTTCCAGCGTTGGTAATTTAGCAGTTCTTCCGTGGCGCTTTTTCTGTTTTTCAAGCTTTTCCCACTCTGGCCTTACTTTTTTAACAATTTTTTCGAATTCTTCTATTTTCAATCCCGTTATATCTCGAAAATTTCTTGGGTGTTTATTTACTTTATGGTAATTTAGACTCATTTTCCCTCACTTCTCATCCCTCTTTTTCTTACTTTACCATCTTTTACACTATTTTGCAGCAAGTCTTAAGAAGTTGTAGGGTAGTATGCTGCCCTACGCTTCGTAGGTGGCTCAAGGGTTATGATCCAGGTTAAAAAAGGGAATGTTCAAAAAAGTGTGTCAAACCGAAAAAAAGTAATAAATTGATATAAAAAAATGGAGGTTTGATAATGAGTCAAAAAGTAGTAAACAGAACTAACGGATTGGTAGATTATAAAGAGTTGGAAACAAATATCCTGTCGTCTATACGAGAAGGAAGACCGTTGACAGGAAAGGAAGGAGCATTAACACCATTTATAAAAAAGCTGCTGGAGGCGAGTCTAGAAGGTGAAATAGAAAACCATTTATTAGCTGAAAGTGGAGAAAATAATCGCAGAAATGGGAGGAATGGAAAGACTTTACGTACAAGTGCAGGTTCATTTGAGCTGTTAACGCCAAGAGATAGAGAAGGAAGTTTTGAGCCACAAATAGTCAAAAAAAGGCAAACAAGCTTACATCCAGAGCTTGAAACGAAGATTTTGAGCACATTTGCCAGTGGTATGAGATATAGCGTCACACGTCGAGGAAATTTATGATCACAAAATATCGGCAGCAGAGATATCAAGTATTACCGACAAATTACTGCCTATAATCAATGAATGGCGTAGTCGTCCACTGCAATCAGTATACCCGATAGTATTTATGGATGGGATGTTCTTTAAGGTCAAGGAGGATGGACATTGCGTAAGTAAATGTATAGAC from the Candidatus Wolbachia massiliensis genome contains:
- a CDS encoding ribonuclease D, whose translation is MGIFLHKDDLPVSLIPDNVRSIAVDTEAMGLLHVRDRLCLVQLSFNDDNAHLIQFKNDYTAPNLRKILGDKNITKIFHFARFDVSIIRYYLETWALPCYCTKIASRLARTYTDNHSLKELCLELLDTKLSKQQQSSDWGNENLTDKQKSYAASDVLYLHEIKEKLDLMLKRENRKELAHKCFEFLPTRVELDLIGWENADIFNHQM
- a CDS encoding transposase family protein, producing the protein MSLNYHKVNKHPRNFRDITGLKIEEFEKIVKKVRPEWEKLEKQKKRHGRTAKLPTLEDKMLCVILYYRTYITHRFLGCLFNLHNANICRLLKKIEPLLAKKITIKKDRTLTPERILKVLADVTEQQIQQPKESKKRKRSYSGKKKMTTMKTEIVIEESGQILSVSRSYRGKIHDFRIRKQEKLLPTDSIKHADSGYQGWQKLQSNVVIPYKKYRKKLLTEEQKEHNRELASFRMRVENKIRELKIFKILSYVYRNFQKKYNMRFNIIAGLVNLRHGF